A genomic window from Gossypium hirsutum isolate 1008001.06 chromosome D12, Gossypium_hirsutum_v2.1, whole genome shotgun sequence includes:
- the LOC107945945 gene encoding brassinosteroid-responsive RING protein 1 produces MGFPVVYTDVFVPKFFVHTLSFLGFIRNLILSLFNYLGLSDFLETDTDWPENPTRTTPLKPPVPALLIREILAVVKFEELAVVGGGDPPESCAVCLCEFEGKEEIRWLKNCKHVFHRTCLDRWMDHDQVTCPLCRTSFVPDEMQAEFNQRLWAASGIVDIYSEYGSVAGL; encoded by the coding sequence aTGGGATTCCCTGTGGTTTACACAGACGTTTTCGTACCCAAATTCTTCGTTCACACGCTATCGTTTTTGGGTTTCATCAGAAACCTAATCCTCTCACTTTTTAATTACCTCGGACTCTCCGATTTCCTCGAAACCGACACCGATTGGCCGGAAAACCCAACCCGAACCACACCTTTGAAACCGCCGGTACCCGCTCTCTTGATCCGTGAAATCCTAGCCGTCGTAAAGTTCGAGGAACTCGCGGTGGTCGGTGGTGGTGATCCACCGGAGAGTTGCGCCGTTTGCTTGTGCGAGTTCGAAGGAAAGGAAGAGATCAGGTGGTTGAAGAATTGTAAGCATGTTTTTCATAGAACGTGTTTGGACCGCTGGATGGATCACGATCAGGTGACGTGTCCGCTTTGTAGGACATCGTTTGTACCTGATGAGATGCAAGCTGAATTTAATCAACGGCTCTGGGCAGCTTCTGGAATCGTCGATATTTACAGTGAGTACGGTTCCGTTGCCGGGTTGTAA
- the LOC107945947 gene encoding probable receptor-like protein kinase At5g24010: MGTLLSSRGFSLFLLWTFTLYGLCLSFSPIDNYLINSGASLDSVVDNRRFISDSSNSPDSHLSSGRTFSLCAGTLLPGLPQIYHTARVFNLPSKYVFNVKDPGTHMVRLHFHRFNSSRLDLGNSRFHVLVNGLVALTNFSGGDFVNPKVIEYLLYVNSEKVEIRFVPAKKSNFAFVNAIEVISAPKDLVLETAQYVNGDKIEEFQGLNKQAFETMYRVTVGGPKVTPFNDSLWRTWIPDDEYLKSSEGSNKVYFGGRIKYQDGGASREVGPDNVYDSARLIRSKNASIPNVNLTWEFPVSEDYKYLVRMHFCDIASISLGLLYFNVYVNEHLAYKDLDLSDVTNYMLASPFYADFVVDAGRSGVITVSVGPSSKSMGYTVDAILNGVEIMKMNNSVYSLDGKVPAELIMKCWPRRTLGILLPLIALACLLLSLSAIVHRRKSNAELFPWSKLPTDIHEISPKQAKLQLSNIVT; the protein is encoded by the coding sequence ATGGGAACTTTACTTTCAAGCCGTGGTTTCTCCTTGTTCCTTCTTTGGACCTTCACTTTATACGGTCTCTGTTTATCCTTCTCTCCGATCGACAATTACCTCATCAACAGCGGTGCCTCCCTCGATTCCGTCGTAGACAACCGTCGATTCATCTCCGACTCGTCGAATTCACCCGATTCCCATCTCTCTTCTGGTCGGACCTTTTCGCTCTGTGCCGGAACTCTCCTTCCTGGTCTGCCTCAAATCTACCACACCGCTAGGGTTTTTAATTTGCCGTCGAAATACGTCTTCAATGTCAAAGATCCAGGTACGCACATGGTACGTCTCCATTTCCATCGATTCAATTCATCGAGATTGGATCTGGGTAACTCTCGATTTCACGTTTTGGTTAATGGGTTAGTAGCTTTAACCAATTTTAGCGGTGGGGATTTTGTAAATCCTAAAGTTATAGAATATTTGCTTTACGTTAATTCAGAAAAGGTTGAAATTCGTTTCGTTCCAGCTAAAAAATCGAATTTTGCTTTCGTTAATGCAATCGAAGTGATATCTGCACCAAAAGATTTGGTACTAGAAACTGCACAGTATGTTAATGGTGATAAAATTGAGGAATTTCAGGGTTTAAATAAACAAGCATTTGAAACTATGTATAGGGTAACTGTCGGAGGTCCTAAAGTTACTCCGTTCAATGATTCTTTGTGGAGAACTTGGATCCCTGATGATGAGTATTTGAAATCGAGTGAGGGTTCCAATAAGGTGTACTTCGGTGGTCGGATTAAGTACCAAGATGGTGGGGCGAGTCGTGAGGTTGGTCCTGATAATGTGTACGATTCAGCTCGGTTGATTCGAAGCAAGAATGCTTCCATCCCTAATGTGAACCTCACTTGGGAATTTCCAGTGAGTGAGGATTATAAGTATCTTGTTAGGATGCATTTTTGTGATATTGCTAGTATATCCCTTGGATTGTTGTATTTCAATGTTTATGTCAATGAACATTTGGCATATAAAGATTTGGATCTCTCAGACGTTACGAATTACATGCTGGCTTCTCCATTTTATGCTGATTTCGTGGTTGATGCTGGTCGTTCCGGGGTCATTACCGTAAGCGTTGGACCTTCTAGCAAGAGCATGGGGTATACGGTTGATGCGATTTTAAACGGAGTGGAGATCATGAAGATGAATAACTCCGTTTATAGTCTTGACGGTAAGGTGCCTGCGGAGTTGATTATGAAGTGTTGGCCAAGAAGAACTCTTGGGATTCTGCTTCCTTTGATTGCTCTCGCCTGTTTGCTGTTGAGCTTATCTGCCATTGTGCATAGGAGGAAGAGTAATGCTGAATTGTTCCCATGGTCGAAACTGCCTACGGATATCCATGAAATATCTCCAAAGCAAGCCAAACTACAACTATCAAACATTGTTACATAA